A stretch of the uncultured Bacteroides sp. genome encodes the following:
- a CDS encoding DUF47 family protein: protein MKINTLMSMFAPKDVKFFPMLEETASILSQSSTYLQELFSCADEGHRTELCRLIKAEEVKGDKVTGSIIHELNNTFITPFDREDVHALADVMDDVIDVINRCAQKVLLYQPHSFPSHSVTLVDIIKKGSNEIQSAASELSNMKKTDLRLRAHCKEIKRLEEEADVVYEEAIMSLFKGADTMNDTVELIKLKEIIQELEKAANKINSTGKVITTILVKYA, encoded by the coding sequence ATGAAAATTAATACTTTAATGAGCATGTTTGCTCCAAAAGATGTTAAGTTTTTCCCAATGTTGGAAGAAACTGCTTCAATTCTCTCTCAGTCATCAACCTATCTACAAGAGCTCTTTTCTTGTGCAGATGAAGGACATAGAACTGAATTGTGCAGACTGATTAAAGCCGAAGAAGTTAAAGGTGACAAAGTTACCGGAAGTATTATCCACGAGTTAAACAACACATTCATTACTCCTTTTGACAGGGAAGATGTTCATGCTCTTGCAGATGTTATGGATGATGTTATTGACGTAATTAACCGTTGTGCACAAAAAGTGCTTCTTTACCAACCACACAGTTTTCCTAGTCATTCCGTTACTTTAGTTGACATTATCAAAAAGGGTAGCAACGAAATCCAAAGCGCAGCTAGTGAACTTTCTAACATGAAGAAAACAGATCTTCGTCTTCGCGCACATTGCAAAGAGATTAAAAGACTGGAAGAAGAAGCTGACGTTGTATATGAAGAAGCTATTATGAGCCTTTTTAAAGGAGCTGACACAATGAACGATACTGTTGAACTTATCAAACTGAAGGAAATTATTCAGGAACTTGAAAAAGCTGCGAATAAGATCAACAGTACAGGGAAAGTTATTACAACTATTCTCGTAAAATACGCCTAA